In Heptranchias perlo isolate sHepPer1 chromosome 7, sHepPer1.hap1, whole genome shotgun sequence, a genomic segment contains:
- the LOC137323400 gene encoding uncharacterized protein translates to MGSKFAPQYANIFMHKFEHDFFTAQDLQPTLYTRYIDDIFFLWTHDEESLKRLHDNINKFHPTIKLTMDYSSESVSFLDTQISIKDGHLSTSFYRKPTDNHTMLHFSSFHPNHVKEAIPYGQALRIHRICSDEEERDGHLQTLKDALVRTGYDARLVDRQFRRATAKNCIDLLRRQTRDATRVSFVVQYFPGAEKLRHVLRSLQHVIDDDEHLAKAIPTPPLLAFKQPPNLKQTIIRSKLPSFQENSVHDTTQPCHGNLCKTCQIIDTDTTITREDTTHQVHGSYSCDSANVVYRIRCRKGCPGAWYIGETMQTLRQRMNGHRATIARQEGSFPVGEHFSSQGHSATDLRVSILQGGLRDTRQRKIVEQKLIAKFRTHEDGLNRDLGFMSRYT, encoded by the coding sequence ATGGGgagcaaattcgcaccccaatacgccaacattttcatgcacaagttcgagcacgacttcttcactgcacaggacctccaaccaacgctatacaccagatacatcgacgacattttcttcctatggacccacgatgaagaatcactgaagagactacacgataacatcaacaagttccatcccaccatcaaactcaccatggactactcctcagaatcggtttctttcttggacacacaaatctccatcaaagacgggcacctcagcacctcattctaccgcaagcccacggacaaccacacgatgctccacttttccagctttcaccctaaccacgtcaaagaggccatcccctatgggcaggccctgcgaatacacaggatctgctcagacgaggaggaacgcgatggacacctacagacgctgaaagacgccctcgtaagaacgggatatgacgctcgacttgtcgatcgacagttccgacgggccacagcgaagaattgcatagacctcctcagaagacaaacacgggacgcaaccagagtatcctttgtcgtccagtacttccccggagcggagaaactacgccatgttctccgcagccttcaacatgtcatcgatgacgacgaacacctcgctaaggccatccccacgcctccactactcgccttcaaacagccacccaacctcaaacagaccatcattcgcagcaaattacccagctttcaggagaacagcgtccacgacaccacacaaccctgccacggcaacctctgcaagacatgccagatcatcgacacagataccaccatcacacgagaggacaccacccaccaggtacatggttcatactcctgtgactcggccaacgttgtctaccgcatacgttgcaggaaaggatgccccggagcatggtacattggcgagaccatgcagacactgcgacaacggatgaatggacaccgcgcaacaatcgccagacaggagggttccttcccagtcggggaacactttagcagtcaaggacattcagccaccgatcttcgggtaagcattctccaaggcggccttcgagacacacgacaacgcaaaatcgtcgagcagaaattgatagccaagttccgcacccatgaggacggcctcaaccgggatcttgggttcatgtcacgctacacgtaa